A region of Pan troglodytes isolate AG18354 chromosome 23, NHGRI_mPanTro3-v2.0_pri, whole genome shotgun sequence DNA encodes the following proteins:
- the MRTFA gene encoding myocardin-related transcription factor A isoform X2: MTLLEPEMLMMAVQSVLQLKLQQRRTREELVSQGIMPPLKSPAAFHEQRRSLERARTEDYLKRKIRSRPERSELVRMHILEETSAEPSLQAKQLKLKRARLADDLNEKIAQRPGPMELVEKNILPVESSLKEAIIVGQVNYPKVADSSSFDEDSSDALSPEQPASHESQGSVPSPLEARVSEPLPSATSASPTQVVSQLPTGRDSREMLFLAEQPPLPPPPLLPPSLTNGTTVPTAKSTPTLIKQSQPKSASEKSQRSKKAKELKPKVKKLKYHQYIPPDQKQDRGAPPMDSSYAKILQQQQLFLQLQILNQQQQQHHNYQAILPAPPKSAGEALGSSGTPPVRSLSTTNSSSSSGAPGPCGLARQNSTSLTGKPGALPANLDDMKVAELKQELKLRSLPVSGTKTELIERLRAYQDQISPVPGAPKAPATTSILHKAGEVVVAFPAARLSTGPALVAAGLAPTEVVVATVTSNGVVKFGSTGSTPPVSPTPSERSLLSTGDENSTPGDTFGEMVTSPLTQLTLQASPLQILVKEEGPRAGSCCLSPGGRAELEGRDKDQMLQEKDKQIEALTRMLRQKQQLVERLKLQLEQEKRAQQPAPAPLGTPVKQENSFSSCQLSRQPLGPAHPFNPSLAAPATNHIDPCAVAPGPPSVVVKQEALQPEPEPVPAPQLLLGPQGPGLIKGVAPPTLITDSTGTHLVLTVTNKNADSPGLSSGSPQQPSSQPGSPAPAPSAQMDLEHPLQPLFGTPTSLLKKEPPGYEEAMSQQPKQQENGSSSQQMDDLFDILIQSGEISADFKEPPSLPGKEKPSPKTVCGSPLAAQPSPSTELPQAAPPPPGSPSLPGRLEDFLESSTGLPLLTSGHDGPEPLSLIDDLHSQMLSSTAILDHPPSPMDTSELHFVPEPSSTMGLDLADGHLDSMDWLELSSGGPVLSLAPLSTTAPSLFSTDFLDGHDLQLHWDSCL; this comes from the exons CTTTGAAAAGTCCAGCCGCATTTCATGAGCAGAGAAGGAGCTTGGAGCGGGCCAGG ACAGAGGACTATCTCAAACGGAAGATTCGTTCCCGGCCGGAGAGATCGGAGCTGGTCAGGATGCACATTTTGGAAG AGACCTCGGCTGAGCCATCCCTCCAGGCCAAGCAGCTGAAGCTGAAGAGAGCCAGACTAGCCGATGACCTCAATGAGAAGATTGCACAGAGGCCTGGCCCCATGGAACTGGTGGAGAAGAACATCCTTCCTGTTGAGTCCAGCCTGAAGGAAGCCATCATTG TGGGCCAGGTGAACTATCCCAAAGTAGCAGACAGCTCTTCCTTCGATGAGGACAGCAGCGATGCCTTATCCCCCGAGCAGCCTGCCAGCCATGAGTCCCAGGGTTCTGTGCCGTCACCCCTGGAGGCCCGAGTCAGCGAACCACTGCCCAGTGCCACCTCTGCATCCCCCACCCAG GTTGTGTCTCAACTTCCGACGGGCCGGGATTCCAGAGAAATGCTTTTCCTGGCAGAGcagcctcctctgcctcccccacCTCTGCTGCCTCCCAGCCTCACCAATGGAACCACTGTCCCCACTGCCAAGTCCACCCCCACACTCATTAAG CAAAGCCAACCCAAGTCTGCCAGTGAGAAGTCACAGCGCAGCAAGAAGGCCAAGGAGCTGAAGCCAAAGGTGAAGAAGCTCAAGTACCACCAGTACATCCCCCCGGACCAGAAGCAGGACAGGGGGGCACCCCCCATGGACTCATCCTACGCCAAGatcctgcagcagcagcagctcttcCTCCAGCTGCAGATCCtcaaccagcagcagcagcagcaccacaACTACCAGGCCATCCTGCCTGCCCCGCCAAA GTCAGCAGGCGAGGCCCTGGGAAGCAGCGGGACCCCCCCAGTACGCAGCCTCTCCACTACCAATAGCAGCTCCAGCTCGGGCGCCCCTGGGCCCTGTGGGCTGGCACGTCAGAACAGCACCTCACTGACTGGCAAGCCGGGAGCCCTGCCGGCCAACCTGGACGACATGAAG GTGGCTGAGCTGAAGCAGGAGCTGAAGTTGCGATCACTGCCTGTCTCAGGCACCAAAACTGAGCTGATTGAGCGCCTTCGAGCCTATCAAGACCAAATCAGCCCTGTCCCAGGAGCCCCCAaggcccctgccaccacctcTATCCTGCACAAGGCTGGCGAGGTGGTGGTAGCCTTCCCAGCGGCCCGGCTGAGCACGGGGCCAGCCCTGGTGGCAGCAGGCCTGGCTCCAACTGAGGTGGTGGTGGCCACGGTGACCAGCAATGGAGTGGTGAAGTTTGGCAGCACGGGCTCCACACCCCCCGTGTCTCCCACCCCCTCAGAGCGCTCACTGCTCAGCACGGGCGATGAAAACTCCACCCCCGGGGACACCTTTGGTGAGATGGTGACGTCACCTCTGACGCAGCTGACCCTGCAGGCCTCGCCACTGCAGATCCTCGTGAAGGAGGAGGGCCCCCGGGCCGGGTCCTGTTGCCTGAGCCCTGGGGGGCGGGCGGAGCTAGAGGGGCGCGACAAGGACCAGATGCTGCAGGAGAAAGACAAGCAGATCGAGGCGCTGACGCGCATGCTCCGGCAGAAGCAGCAGCTGGTGGAGCGGCTCAAGCTGCAGCTGGAGCAGGAGAAGCGAGCCCAGcagcccgcccccgcccccctcGGCACCCCCGTGAAGCAGGAGAACAGCTTCTCCAGCTGCCAGCTGAGCCGACAGCCCCTGGGCCCCGCTCACCCATTCAACCCCAGCCTGGCGGCCCCAGCCACCAACCACATAGACCCTTGTGCTGTGGCCCCGGGGCCCCCGTCCGTGGTGGTGAAGCAGGAAGCCTTGCAGCCTGAGCCCGAGCCGGTCCCCGCCCCGCAGTTGCTTCTGGGGCCTCAGGGCCCCGGCCTCATCAAGGGGGTTGCACCTCCCACCCTCATCACTGACTCCACAGGGACCCACCTTGTCCTCACCGTGACCAATAAGAATGCAGACAGCCCTGGCCTGTCCAGTGGGAGCCCCCAGCAG CCCTCGTCCCAGCCTGGCTCTCCAGCGCCTGCCCCCTCTGCCCAGATGGACCTGGAACACCCACTGCAGCCCCTCTTTGGGACCCCCACTTCTCTGCTGAAGAAGGAACCACCTGGCTATGAGGAAGCCATGAGCCAGCAGCCCAAACAGCAG GAAAATGGTTCCTCAAGCCAGCAGATGGACGACCTGTTTGACATTCTCATTCAGAGCGGAG AAATTTCAGCAGATTTCAAGGAGCCGCCATCCCTGCCAGGGAAGGAGAAGCCATCCCCGAAGACAGTCTGTGGGTCCCCCCTGGCAGCACAGCCATCACCTTCTACTGAGCTGCCCCAGGCTGCCCCACCTCCGCCAGGCTCACCCTCCCTCCCTGGACGCCTGGAGGACTTCCTGGAGAGCAGCACGGGGCTGCCCCTGCTGACCAGTGGGCATGACGGGCCAGAGCCCCTTTCCCTCATTGACGACCTCCATAGCCAGATGCTGAGCAGCACTGCCATCCTGGACCACCCCCCGTCACCCATGGACACCTCGGAATTGCACTTTGTTCCTGAGCCCAGCAGCACCATGGGCCTGGACCTGGCTGATGGCCACCTGGACAGCATGGACTGGCTGGAGCTGTCGTCAGGTGGTCCCGTGCTGAGCCTAGCCCCCCTCAGCACCACAGCCCCCAGCCTCTTCTCCACAGACTTCCTCGATGGCCATGATTTGCAGCTGCACTGGGATTCCTGCTTGTAG